One region of Polynucleobacter sp. SHI8 genomic DNA includes:
- a CDS encoding GFA family protein translates to MIKGSCLCGEVQYQINEAIGPIIYCHCKRCRKSSGSAFVTSTEVHRAKFEVTQGKELIKKYENPGAVDRFFCSYCGSQLYSERAATPLTMRVRLGTLDTEITERVSSHIFVGSKAEWHEIQDEAIQHLERPTPS, encoded by the coding sequence ATGATCAAAGGAAGTTGTCTATGTGGTGAAGTTCAATATCAAATCAATGAGGCAATAGGCCCCATTATTTATTGTCATTGCAAACGCTGTAGAAAATCGAGTGGCTCTGCATTTGTAACATCGACAGAAGTTCATCGAGCTAAGTTTGAAGTGACGCAAGGCAAAGAGCTCATTAAAAAATATGAGAACCCTGGCGCAGTGGATCGTTTTTTCTGTTCATATTGCGGATCGCAACTGTATAGTGAAAGAGCTGCTACCCCATTAACAATGAGAGTCAGGTTAGGTACCCTTGATACGGAAATTACTGAGCGAGTGAGCTCGCATATTTTTGTCGGAAGTAAAGCTGAGTGGCATGAAATACAAGATGAAGCGATTCAACATCTAGAACGGCCGACACCCTCATAA
- a CDS encoding substrate-binding domain-containing protein, whose translation MRRLFSIGLLAITVALSFPSFAQKSIILSSTTSTEQSGLFGFLLPIYKSKSGVEVKVIAVGTGQALDIGRRGDADVVFVHDRVAEMKFLEEGNALRRYDVMYNDFVLIGPKSDPARVAGGKDIKVALQKIANSKSTFVSRGDKSGTHAAELRYWKAAGLEPTKDMNWYKDTGSGMGPALNSASAMNGYILADRGTWLSFKNRGDLDILVEGDPQLFNQYGVMLVNPAKFPHVKVKEGQDFIDWITSKDEQEVISLYKIDGKQLFFPNAKKQPLR comes from the coding sequence ATGCGTCGTCTATTTTCGATTGGGTTGCTAGCAATCACTGTTGCTCTTTCGTTTCCATCATTCGCACAGAAATCCATCATCCTTTCTTCAACAACTTCTACGGAGCAATCTGGATTATTTGGCTTTCTCTTGCCGATTTATAAGAGTAAATCTGGAGTTGAAGTCAAAGTGATTGCGGTAGGTACCGGACAGGCTTTAGACATTGGTCGTCGTGGAGATGCTGACGTCGTTTTTGTACATGACAGGGTAGCTGAGATGAAATTCCTGGAAGAAGGTAATGCTTTGAGAAGGTACGACGTCATGTATAACGACTTTGTCTTGATTGGACCTAAGTCAGATCCAGCTAGGGTTGCAGGTGGTAAAGATATCAAGGTTGCATTACAAAAAATTGCCAATTCAAAATCCACGTTTGTTTCGAGAGGGGATAAGAGCGGTACCCATGCGGCCGAACTTCGTTATTGGAAAGCTGCAGGGCTTGAGCCTACTAAAGATATGAATTGGTACAAGGACACTGGGAGCGGAATGGGCCCAGCTTTAAATTCAGCTTCGGCAATGAATGGTTATATCTTGGCAGACCGTGGTACTTGGTTGTCATTTAAAAACCGTGGCGATCTAGACATATTGGTTGAGGGTGATCCCCAACTTTTTAATCAATACGGGGTCATGTTAGTTAACCCAGCAAAGTTTCCTCATGTAAAGGTTAAAGAAGGACAGGACTTCATTGATTGGATTACTTCTAAAGATGAGCAAGAAGTCATTTCTCTATATAAGATTGACGGTAAACAACTCTTTTTCCCAAATGCGAAGAAGCAGCCCTTGCGCTAG
- a CDS encoding 2Fe-2S iron-sulfur cluster-binding protein, whose product MTTLNVNGQLVEIQSHPSTPLIWVLREQLGLIATKYGCDHFECGACSVQINGKTIRSCSIPLSSMNSSDEILTVEAFSNYHSQKTPAKDLSISL is encoded by the coding sequence ATGACGACGCTCAATGTCAACGGACAATTAGTTGAAATTCAGTCACATCCTAGTACGCCATTGATTTGGGTACTGCGGGAGCAACTTGGCCTCATTGCGACAAAATATGGTTGTGACCATTTTGAGTGTGGTGCCTGCTCAGTTCAAATCAATGGTAAAACGATTCGTTCTTGCTCCATCCCTTTGAGCTCCATGAATTCAAGCGATGAAATTCTGACAGTCGAAGCTTTTTCTAATTATCACTCCCAAAAAACACCTGCAAAAGACCTCTCAATTAGTTTATAA
- a CDS encoding substrate-binding domain-containing protein, protein MSNQTISVITSGAFAAALKLLAPLYEKKSGHTVNLSFGSSMGTAPDSIPTRLAQGEVFDVLVLAGPALDQFIKQGVIASDSKVDLAGSRMAAAVRTGDPIPDLSSVESFKQALLNAPRVAYSASASGTYLSEEVFPNIGIADQMAITAKKIFGERVGTILMRNETDLGFQQYSELLPIAGIDIIRDLPAEIQKTFFFTAGIGAASQQRHLAQDLIAFLASEEAAPTIKETGLDAVLAPLPWSN, encoded by the coding sequence ATGTCAAATCAAACTATCTCCGTCATTACATCTGGTGCATTTGCTGCTGCATTAAAACTTCTTGCGCCACTGTACGAAAAAAAATCAGGTCATACGGTCAATCTTTCGTTTGGCTCTTCCATGGGGACTGCCCCAGACTCTATCCCAACGCGACTAGCTCAGGGTGAAGTCTTTGATGTGCTTGTTTTGGCAGGACCCGCACTAGATCAATTTATCAAACAAGGGGTGATTGCTTCTGACTCGAAAGTAGATCTTGCTGGTTCAAGAATGGCCGCTGCAGTAAGAACGGGTGATCCTATACCAGACTTGTCTTCTGTGGAATCTTTCAAACAAGCTCTTCTGAATGCTCCTCGAGTAGCTTATTCCGCTAGTGCAAGTGGTACTTATTTATCGGAAGAAGTTTTTCCAAACATTGGCATTGCAGATCAAATGGCCATTACTGCAAAAAAAATCTTTGGTGAGCGGGTTGGTACTATTTTGATGAGAAACGAGACGGATCTTGGATTCCAACAATACTCAGAATTACTACCCATTGCTGGAATTGATATTATTCGGGATCTTCCTGCCGAAATACAAAAAACTTTCTTCTTTACGGCTGGTATCGGTGCTGCTAGTCAACAGCGTCATTTAGCACAAGACTTGATAGCTTTTTTGGCGTCTGAAGAAGCAGCACCAACTATCAAAGAAACAGGTCTTGATGCTGTGTTAGCACCACTTCCTTGGAGTAATTAA
- a CDS encoding tripartite tricarboxylate transporter substrate binding protein, which produces MILKKNRLTTLWISFIAVFICFSQNVVADTYPSKPITIVVPTSPGGANDAMARIIAQGLSQKLGQSVIVENRAGANGSIASEFVARAPADGYVLMFGYIATHAINPALQKLRYDPIKSFEPISLVATSPTLLVANNNLPVKNAKELVALLKSQPGKISYASSGKGTAPHLSGELFKLTTGTDMLHVPYKGSSPAILDTIGGTTQVMFPSLFTAYPQIKGNKLIALGIAGKKRSPVLPNVPTLAEQGIPNVEVDQWYAMFAPAGTPKPIIHLLNKELIAVLNEKSNETKIEEQGATVDTSTPEELADLVKKEVARWKKVVESAKITVD; this is translated from the coding sequence ATGATACTTAAAAAAAACCGTTTGACCACTTTATGGATTAGTTTCATTGCAGTCTTTATCTGTTTTTCCCAAAACGTGGTCGCTGATACCTATCCATCTAAACCAATCACTATTGTTGTTCCAACCTCACCAGGTGGGGCAAACGATGCGATGGCACGTATTATTGCTCAGGGACTCAGCCAAAAATTAGGTCAATCCGTCATCGTAGAAAATCGAGCTGGCGCAAATGGTTCTATCGCTAGTGAATTCGTGGCAAGGGCTCCTGCTGATGGTTATGTGTTGATGTTTGGCTATATCGCTACTCATGCAATTAACCCAGCTCTGCAAAAATTACGCTACGACCCTATTAAAAGCTTTGAACCGATTTCTTTAGTAGCAACTTCGCCTACTCTACTTGTGGCCAATAACAATTTACCAGTAAAAAATGCCAAGGAATTAGTCGCACTTCTCAAGTCGCAACCCGGTAAGATTTCCTACGCCTCTTCAGGCAAAGGCACCGCGCCCCATTTATCAGGTGAGCTTTTTAAATTAACTACAGGTACGGATATGCTTCACGTCCCTTACAAAGGCTCGTCACCGGCGATATTAGATACCATCGGCGGCACTACTCAAGTCATGTTCCCAAGCCTCTTTACAGCTTACCCACAAATCAAGGGTAATAAGCTGATTGCCCTTGGTATCGCTGGAAAAAAACGTAGTCCTGTTCTCCCCAATGTACCAACCTTGGCTGAACAAGGTATTCCAAATGTTGAAGTAGATCAGTGGTACGCTATGTTTGCCCCAGCAGGAACGCCTAAACCAATTATTCATTTACTCAACAAAGAATTAATTGCGGTTTTAAATGAAAAATCGAATGAAACTAAAATTGAAGAGCAAGGCGCAACTGTTGATACCTCGACTCCAGAGGAGCTAGCAGACCTTGTAAAAAAAGAAGTTGCTCGTTGGAAAAAAGTGGTTGAATCAGCCAAAATTACTGTGGATTAA
- a CDS encoding tripartite tricarboxylate transporter substrate binding protein, whose product MFINLKKKVCLISVFFCAIFAFQVHAQSYPNKPIKIVVGFSPGGGPDISARVIGQKMTDKWGQPVVVENRPGAGANIATQVVATSKPDGYTLLSVSNAFAIAPAIYSKLPFDTIKDLEGVTLTATGSALVLVSPNLKVSNMAELIALAKKDPGKYSYSSAGIGSGSHFAVEILKAKTGTDFLHVPTKGIPEGITEVLSGRVDFFISPYASAINMVRDGRAKVIAITSLQRGKEFPNLPTVSETVPGYKWEFWYGLIAPMNTPKEILQQLAQEVKRINEFADVKERYASLGLEPVSNTPTEFDKMIKSEVSEFTRIAKAAKISAE is encoded by the coding sequence ATGTTTATCAATTTAAAGAAAAAAGTATGCCTTATCAGTGTATTTTTTTGTGCTATTTTTGCATTCCAAGTTCACGCACAAAGCTATCCAAATAAGCCTATCAAGATTGTTGTAGGGTTTTCTCCAGGAGGCGGTCCTGACATATCAGCAAGGGTTATCGGTCAAAAAATGACAGATAAGTGGGGCCAGCCTGTTGTTGTTGAAAACCGTCCTGGTGCTGGAGCGAATATTGCTACGCAAGTAGTTGCTACCTCAAAACCAGATGGCTACACCTTATTATCAGTTTCGAATGCGTTTGCGATTGCACCTGCCATTTATAGCAAATTGCCATTTGACACGATTAAGGATTTAGAGGGTGTCACATTAACTGCAACAGGATCGGCACTTGTCTTAGTTTCCCCAAACTTAAAGGTTAGTAACATGGCTGAATTAATTGCTTTAGCCAAAAAAGATCCGGGCAAGTATTCATATAGCTCAGCAGGTATTGGAAGTGGGTCACATTTTGCTGTGGAAATTTTAAAAGCTAAAACGGGCACAGATTTTTTGCATGTCCCTACAAAAGGTATTCCGGAGGGAATCACTGAAGTTTTATCTGGCCGCGTCGATTTTTTTATTAGTCCATATGCCAGCGCCATTAATATGGTTCGAGATGGACGAGCAAAAGTGATTGCAATAACCTCGCTTCAAAGAGGTAAAGAGTTCCCTAATTTACCGACCGTATCGGAAACAGTGCCGGGTTATAAATGGGAATTTTGGTATGGACTCATTGCGCCAATGAATACGCCAAAAGAGATCTTGCAACAATTAGCTCAAGAAGTAAAAAGAATTAATGAGTTTGCTGATGTCAAAGAACGATATGCAAGTTTGGGGCTTGAACCAGTATCCAATACACCTACAGAATTTGACAAGATGATTAAATCTGAAGTGAGTGAATTTACACGTATAGCAAAAGCAGCAAAGATTTCAGCAGAATAA
- the pcaD gene encoding 3-oxoadipate enol-lactonase yields MQGTSKNGLYYEIEGNGPWLTLSHSLACDLHMWDPQMELLTKHFKVLRFDTRGHGKSHVPAAPYSLDELAVDVAELLVELGIQRTHWMGLSMGGMIGQTMILKWPQLFLSIVLADTTSRRPDNAVQMWADRANIAREQGMQGLLDSTLSRWFTQAYKEANSAKLQKIAQGILATPVEGFAGCSSAIAHINTFDRLNEINCPTMIVVGIEDHGTPPEMAKKIHSQIKDSVLHIIPDASHISNVEQTEVFNQLLEEFWGLEDEEFVEDEAFED; encoded by the coding sequence ATGCAGGGAACTAGTAAAAACGGTTTGTATTACGAGATTGAGGGCAATGGCCCGTGGCTAACACTTTCACATTCTTTAGCATGCGATCTTCATATGTGGGATCCACAAATGGAATTATTAACGAAGCACTTTAAAGTCTTACGTTTTGACACTAGGGGGCATGGCAAGAGTCATGTTCCAGCAGCACCATATTCATTAGATGAATTAGCTGTTGATGTTGCTGAATTGTTGGTCGAGTTAGGTATTCAAAGAACCCATTGGATGGGTTTATCCATGGGGGGAATGATTGGTCAGACCATGATTTTAAAATGGCCACAACTGTTCCTCTCGATCGTCTTGGCGGATACAACGAGCCGACGTCCAGATAATGCAGTGCAGATGTGGGCGGATCGCGCAAATATTGCTCGCGAACAAGGCATGCAGGGATTGTTAGATAGTACCCTATCAAGATGGTTTACCCAAGCCTATAAAGAGGCCAATTCAGCTAAACTGCAAAAAATTGCTCAGGGTATACTCGCAACTCCAGTAGAGGGTTTTGCTGGATGTAGTAGTGCGATTGCCCATATCAATACCTTTGATCGTTTAAACGAAATCAATTGCCCGACAATGATTGTGGTTGGTATAGAAGATCATGGCACTCCACCGGAGATGGCGAAAAAAATTCATTCACAAATTAAAGATTCTGTGCTGCACATCATTCCTGATGCATCACATATATCCAATGTTGAGCAAACAGAAGTTTTCAATCAACTTCTCGAAGAGTTTTGGGGTCTCGAGGATGAAGAATTCGTTGAAGATGAAGCCTTTGAAGATTAA
- a CDS encoding C40 family peptidase, whose protein sequence is MPDFSVEKNAGLDDISVAAVSLIGTPYKWGGNTPQSGFDCSGLVVYVVKNTRQKNLPRTTGELGKYGKSLAQDTPAPGDLVFFNTLGESHSHVGIYVGSGRFVHAPTTGGTVRLDEIKNPYWAPRYTEARRVVNP, encoded by the coding sequence TTGCCTGACTTTTCTGTTGAGAAAAATGCTGGGCTCGATGATATTTCTGTTGCGGCCGTGAGCCTAATCGGCACCCCCTATAAATGGGGTGGCAATACCCCTCAAAGTGGCTTTGACTGTAGTGGTCTTGTCGTTTATGTCGTGAAAAATACAAGGCAAAAAAATCTTCCACGTACCACGGGTGAATTAGGAAAGTATGGCAAATCACTCGCTCAAGACACACCTGCTCCGGGTGATTTGGTTTTCTTTAACACTTTGGGTGAAAGCCACTCACATGTCGGTATTTACGTTGGTTCTGGACGATTCGTGCATGCCCCAACAACCGGAGGCACAGTACGTTTAGATGAAATCAAAAATCCCTACTGGGCGCCCAGATATACTGAAGCGCGCCGAGTAGTTAATCCTTAA
- a CDS encoding PhoH family protein: protein MPLPPAPTQTADEINLPRIKKPELKKPPTPQAIAIVADDELDELTTQDVIETPHASHIARDTINKMKQVAPAKPTRGNPKNKRSDISNKIRLFVLDTNVLMHDPSSLFRFEEHDVYLPMTTLEELDNHKKGMSEVARNARTVSRALDGLIDGTSGALDEGIPLSKLGNKDATGKLFFQTDLKEMKLPEGLPEGKGDNMILSVVRSLQETHKNYGEVVLVSKDINMRIKARALGLPAEDYFNDQVLEDRDLMYAGVLALPADFWPKHGKGMESWSDGKSGTMYYRITGPLVMSMMVNQFVYQENTDGSTPFYAQVKEINGKTALLQTLKDFSHQKNNVWSITARNREQNFALNLLMNPEIDFVTLLGQAGTGKTLLALAAGLEQVLDSKRYNEIIITRATVPVGEDIGFLPGTEEEKMQPWMGAFDDNLEVLHRSDDSAGEWGRAATQELIRSRIKVKSMNFMRGRTFVSKFVIIDEAQNLTPKQMKTLVTRAGPGTKLICLGNIAQIDTPYLTEGSSGLTYVVDRFKGWRHGGHITLARGERSRLADHAADIL from the coding sequence ATGCCACTCCCCCCAGCACCAACACAAACAGCTGATGAAATCAATCTTCCTAGAATAAAAAAACCGGAACTTAAAAAACCACCGACACCTCAAGCTATTGCCATTGTTGCTGATGATGAATTAGATGAACTAACCACGCAAGATGTGATCGAAACACCACATGCTTCTCACATAGCACGCGACACGATTAACAAAATGAAACAGGTCGCACCAGCAAAGCCTACAAGGGGCAATCCAAAAAATAAACGTTCGGATATCTCCAATAAAATACGTTTGTTTGTTTTAGACACGAACGTTTTAATGCACGATCCATCTTCTTTATTTCGCTTTGAAGAGCATGACGTTTACCTACCAATGACTACTCTAGAAGAATTAGATAATCATAAAAAAGGTATGAGTGAAGTCGCAAGAAATGCTAGAACCGTAAGCCGCGCTCTAGATGGCTTAATCGATGGTACAAGTGGTGCTCTTGATGAGGGTATTCCGCTATCTAAACTAGGCAACAAAGACGCAACTGGAAAATTATTTTTCCAAACGGATTTAAAAGAAATGAAATTACCTGAAGGCTTGCCCGAAGGTAAAGGCGATAACATGATTTTAAGTGTGGTTCGCTCATTACAAGAAACACACAAAAATTACGGTGAAGTGGTGTTGGTATCCAAAGATATCAACATGCGTATCAAAGCACGTGCGCTAGGTCTTCCTGCGGAAGATTATTTTAATGATCAGGTGCTTGAAGACCGTGACCTGATGTATGCCGGAGTACTTGCTCTTCCTGCAGATTTTTGGCCTAAACATGGCAAGGGCATGGAGAGCTGGAGTGATGGTAAATCAGGCACGATGTACTACCGCATTACTGGCCCCCTAGTTATGTCAATGATGGTCAATCAATTTGTATATCAAGAAAACACGGATGGCAGCACGCCCTTTTATGCTCAAGTCAAAGAAATCAATGGCAAAACTGCATTACTACAAACACTGAAAGATTTTTCTCATCAAAAAAATAATGTGTGGAGTATTACGGCGCGTAATCGTGAACAAAATTTTGCACTCAATTTACTCATGAATCCTGAGATTGATTTCGTGACCTTGTTAGGTCAAGCTGGAACTGGTAAAACACTTCTCGCTCTAGCTGCTGGACTTGAACAGGTTCTTGACAGTAAACGGTATAACGAAATCATTATCACTCGAGCAACAGTTCCTGTCGGTGAAGATATTGGTTTTTTACCAGGTACCGAAGAAGAAAAAATGCAACCTTGGATGGGGGCATTTGATGATAATTTAGAGGTACTTCACCGAAGTGATGACTCCGCTGGAGAATGGGGGCGTGCTGCAACTCAAGAACTAATTCGTTCGCGGATTAAAGTCAAGAGTATGAACTTTATGCGCGGTAGAACTTTTGTGAGTAAGTTTGTAATTATTGATGAGGCACAAAATCTAACCCCAAAACAAATGAAAACTTTAGTAACTCGCGCAGGTCCTGGTACGAAATTAATTTGCCTCGGAAATATCGCTCAGATTGATACGCCTTACCTAACGGAAGGTTCATCTGGTCTGACCTACGTTGTTGATCGATTTAAAGGCTGGCGTCATGGTGGTCACATCACTTTGGCACGAGGTGAACGTTCACGCCTAGCGGATCATGCGGCGGATATTTTATAG
- a CDS encoding peroxiredoxin, which produces MSIKIGDTFPACSLPATSGLTFSPSSCEGKNVVLYFYPKDATPGCTIEAGNFRDNIDAFTKANSLIIGVSRDSLKSHESFKSKYELPFELISDADETLCHIFDVIKTKNMYGKQVQGIERSTFIFDSKGILRHEWRGLKVAGHVEEVLKTVLAMS; this is translated from the coding sequence ATGTCCATAAAAATTGGTGACACATTTCCAGCGTGCTCTCTGCCTGCCACTTCTGGATTAACTTTTAGTCCTTCCTCTTGTGAAGGTAAAAATGTTGTTTTATATTTTTATCCAAAAGATGCGACTCCAGGTTGTACGATAGAAGCTGGTAATTTTCGTGACAATATCGATGCTTTCACAAAAGCGAATAGCTTGATCATTGGCGTTTCAAGAGACTCTTTGAAATCTCATGAAAGTTTTAAATCAAAGTATGAGTTACCTTTTGAACTAATTTCTGATGCAGATGAGACTTTATGTCATATTTTTGACGTCATTAAAACAAAAAATATGTATGGAAAACAAGTTCAAGGGATTGAAAGAAGTACTTTTATCTTTGATTCTAAAGGGATTTTACGTCATGAATGGCGTGGTTTAAAGGTTGCTGGTCATGTGGAAGAAGTTTTGAAAACCGTGCTTGCAATGTCTTGA
- a CDS encoding 4-deoxy-4-formamido-L-arabinose-phosphoundecaprenol deformylase, whose translation MGSIALKVDVDTLRGTLEGVPRLQQHFLQMGVPATFLFSLGPDHTGWALKRIFRPGFFQKVSRTSVVEHYGLKTLSYGVLLPAPDIGLKAKHIMQAVAKDGFEVGIHTWDHIVWHDQARYADQAWTLSHMSKSFDRFVDIFDQPPKTHGAAGWQMNLDALKQLDQWQMSYSSDGRAPINLVPYRIQFNDGPSKHIQYPTTLPTFDELLGVNDMNAQDAVKYLLKLTAENPNDQVFTLHAELEGQKLLPFFMQLVKGWLDQGHQCVDMRTLHASWTATGQTKHLISLPLYFDQIANRSGELMMMPNS comes from the coding sequence GTGGGAAGTATTGCCTTAAAAGTTGATGTTGATACGCTTAGAGGAACGCTCGAAGGTGTTCCTCGTTTGCAACAACATTTTCTGCAAATGGGTGTCCCCGCAACTTTTTTGTTTAGCCTAGGACCTGACCATACGGGTTGGGCCCTCAAACGAATCTTTCGGCCTGGTTTTTTTCAAAAGGTTTCTCGCACTTCTGTCGTGGAGCATTATGGTCTGAAGACTCTAAGCTATGGTGTTCTATTACCAGCACCAGATATTGGCTTAAAAGCAAAACATATTATGCAAGCTGTTGCCAAAGATGGCTTTGAAGTAGGAATTCATACTTGGGATCATATTGTCTGGCATGATCAAGCTCGCTATGCCGATCAAGCATGGACTTTGTCACATATGTCGAAATCATTCGATCGTTTTGTAGATATTTTTGATCAGCCGCCAAAAACACATGGCGCAGCGGGCTGGCAAATGAATCTCGATGCACTTAAACAATTAGATCAATGGCAGATGTCTTATTCGTCTGATGGGAGAGCCCCCATTAACCTCGTCCCCTATCGTATACAGTTTAATGACGGCCCTTCGAAACATATTCAATATCCTACAACACTGCCCACTTTTGATGAACTACTAGGGGTGAACGATATGAATGCTCAAGATGCCGTCAAATATTTATTAAAATTAACCGCCGAAAATCCTAATGATCAGGTATTTACCCTGCATGCTGAACTTGAAGGTCAAAAACTCCTTCCTTTTTTTATGCAACTCGTTAAAGGCTGGCTGGATCAAGGGCATCAATGTGTCGATATGCGTACTTTGCATGCCTCATGGACAGCGACCGGTCAAACGAAACACTTGATCAGTTTGCCACTGTATTTTGATCAGATTGCGAACCGCAGCGGTGAACTAATGATGATGCCAAACTCGTAA
- a CDS encoding bifunctional UDP-4-keto-pentose/UDP-xylose synthase has protein sequence MSKKVLILGVNGFIGHHLSKRILETTDWDVYGMDMQDDRLGDLANHPKMHFFEGDITINKEWVEYHIRKCDVILPLVAIATPATYVKEPLKVFELDFEANLPIVRSAHKYGKHLVFPSTSEVYGMSPDAEFDPASSPLVYGPINKPRWIYACAKQLMDRVIWGYGMEGLRFTLFRPFNWIGPGLDSIYTSKEGSSRVVTQFLGHIARGEPINLVDGGAQKRAFTYIDDGIDALSLIIENKNDIANGKIYNIGNPQNNHSVKELANMMMEIANRIPEYQETAKQVVIQETTSTQYYGTGYQDVQNRVPKIENTMQELGWKPSTTMSQALEHIFEAYRYDVVKARRLVDH, from the coding sequence ATGAGCAAAAAGGTTTTAATCCTGGGCGTTAATGGCTTTATCGGACACCATCTTTCCAAGCGCATTCTTGAAACAACCGATTGGGATGTCTATGGCATGGATATGCAAGACGATCGTTTAGGCGACCTAGCAAATCACCCGAAAATGCACTTCTTCGAAGGTGATATTACGATCAATAAAGAATGGGTTGAATACCATATTCGTAAATGTGATGTGATTTTGCCTTTGGTGGCGATTGCCACCCCTGCAACCTATGTCAAAGAACCATTAAAGGTTTTTGAGCTTGATTTTGAAGCTAACTTACCCATCGTTCGTTCTGCTCATAAGTACGGTAAACATTTAGTTTTCCCTTCTACATCTGAGGTCTATGGTATGAGTCCTGATGCAGAGTTCGATCCTGCGTCATCACCCCTGGTGTATGGACCAATCAACAAACCGCGCTGGATTTATGCCTGTGCGAAACAGCTCATGGATCGTGTCATTTGGGGTTATGGCATGGAAGGACTTCGCTTTACCTTGTTTAGACCCTTTAATTGGATCGGACCTGGATTAGATAGTATCTATACGTCCAAAGAAGGTTCGTCTAGAGTTGTCACTCAATTTTTAGGTCATATTGCTCGTGGTGAGCCGATTAATTTAGTTGATGGTGGGGCTCAAAAAAGGGCATTCACCTATATTGATGATGGTATCGATGCACTCAGTTTAATTATTGAAAATAAAAATGATATTGCCAATGGCAAAATTTATAACATCGGCAATCCACAAAATAACCACTCTGTGAAAGAGTTAGCCAACATGATGATGGAAATCGCCAATCGAATTCCTGAATATCAAGAAACAGCAAAACAAGTGGTTATTCAAGAAACGACTTCAACTCAATACTATGGAACCGGTTATCAAGATGTACAAAACCGCGTGCCTAAAATCGAGAACACCATGCAAGAACTCGGTTGGAAACCTAGTACAACCATGTCTCAAGCTTTAGAGCATATTTTTGAAGCTTATCGCTATGACGTGGTGAAAGCTCGTCGATTAGTCGACCACTAA
- a CDS encoding formyltransferase, whose protein sequence is MSNNKAIVFAYHTVGFECLRTLLDHGFEIPLVITHEDSPTENIWFRSVRDLCLERKITFITPSDLNDPELMNRLQSLEPDYLFSFYYRNMIPLQILEIAKIAALNMHGSLLPKYRGRVPINWAVLHGESKTGATLHIMEEKPDAGDIVHQKAIPILPDETAYEVFNKVAILAKTTLEEVIPDLLLGEFSRRPNRLQEGSYFGARKPEDGKIDWQKKAQDVYNLFRAVAPPYPGAYTEIAGKKYILHQAMLASPPYRQNNHLLGLQVVDNRIYGFCGDDRAILVMQLVCDGEEVLPADLQQILLSTTKA, encoded by the coding sequence ATGAGCAACAATAAAGCCATTGTCTTTGCATACCATACGGTAGGCTTCGAATGTCTTCGTACTCTCTTAGATCATGGCTTTGAGATACCTCTAGTCATTACCCATGAGGACTCTCCAACAGAGAATATTTGGTTTCGGTCAGTGCGTGATTTATGTCTCGAACGAAAAATTACATTCATCACTCCAAGTGACTTGAATGATCCCGAATTAATGAATCGCCTGCAATCCCTGGAGCCAGACTATCTGTTTTCTTTTTATTATCGAAACATGATTCCGCTGCAGATTTTAGAAATTGCCAAAATTGCTGCTCTTAATATGCACGGCTCTTTATTACCGAAATATAGAGGTAGAGTACCGATCAATTGGGCCGTGCTCCATGGGGAATCCAAAACAGGGGCTACTCTTCATATCATGGAAGAAAAACCAGATGCAGGGGATATCGTGCATCAAAAAGCTATTCCCATTCTTCCAGACGAAACAGCCTATGAGGTGTTTAATAAAGTGGCCATCCTTGCAAAAACCACTTTAGAAGAAGTGATACCTGATTTACTCTTGGGAGAATTTTCAAGACGTCCAAACCGCTTACAAGAAGGCAGTTATTTTGGTGCTCGTAAACCGGAGGATGGCAAGATTGATTGGCAAAAAAAGGCGCAAGACGTCTATAACCTCTTTCGTGCAGTTGCTCCACCCTATCCCGGTGCTTATACTGAAATAGCTGGTAAAAAATATATCCTTCATCAAGCGATGCTGGCAAGTCCCCCATATCGCCAAAACAATCATTTACTTGGTTTGCAAGTCGTTGATAATCGGATTTATGGCTTTTGTGGGGATGATCGTGCCATCCTCGTGATGCAATTAGTCTGTGACGGTGAAGAGGTTTTACCCGCCGATCTTCAACAAATTCTATTAAGCACAACAAAAGCATAA